One genomic segment of Funiculus sociatus GB2-C1 includes these proteins:
- a CDS encoding zinc-dependent alcohol dehydrogenase — MKAVCWHGANDVRVDTVPDPKILNPRDAIIKITSTAICGSDLHLYDGYIPTMQAGDILGHEFMGEVVELGSAVKNVKVGDRVVVPFTIACGSCFFCNRDLWSLCDNSNPNAWMAEQMMGHSPSGLFGYSHLFGGYAGGQAEYARVPFADVGLFKIPDGLTDDQVLFLTDIFPTGYMAAENCNIQPGDTVAVWGCGPVGQFAIKSAFMLGAERVIAIDRIPERLQMAKEQCGAEVLNYEEIEVGDALKEMTGGRGPDSCLDAVGMEAHGTGPMALYDQVKQAVRLETDRPTALRQVMLACSKGGHVSLAGVYGGFLDKIPMGAAFNKGLTFKMGQTHVHRYLKPLLERVQNGEIDPSFVITHRLPLDEAKHGYEIFKHKKDNCIKVVLKP; from the coding sequence ATGAAAGCAGTTTGCTGGCATGGTGCAAATGATGTGCGGGTGGATACAGTACCCGATCCAAAAATTCTCAACCCACGTGATGCAATTATTAAAATTACATCTACGGCGATTTGCGGTTCCGACTTGCACCTTTACGACGGCTACATCCCTACGATGCAGGCCGGAGATATTCTCGGTCACGAGTTCATGGGGGAAGTCGTTGAACTTGGGAGTGCGGTAAAAAATGTAAAAGTAGGCGATCGCGTAGTCGTCCCCTTCACCATCGCCTGCGGCAGCTGCTTCTTCTGCAACCGCGACTTGTGGTCTTTGTGTGACAACTCCAACCCCAACGCTTGGATGGCAGAACAAATGATGGGTCATTCGCCATCAGGACTCTTCGGCTACTCCCACTTGTTCGGCGGTTACGCTGGAGGTCAGGCAGAATATGCGCGGGTGCCATTTGCCGATGTCGGCTTGTTCAAAATTCCCGACGGTTTAACAGACGATCAGGTGCTTTTCCTCACCGACATCTTCCCCACCGGATACATGGCGGCGGAAAATTGCAATATTCAACCTGGTGATACCGTAGCCGTCTGGGGTTGCGGCCCTGTAGGACAGTTTGCTATCAAAAGTGCCTTTATGCTAGGTGCAGAGCGCGTCATCGCTATTGACCGCATTCCCGAACGCCTACAAATGGCGAAAGAGCAATGCGGGGCGGAAGTTCTCAACTATGAAGAAATTGAGGTTGGCGACGCACTTAAAGAAATGACAGGCGGACGCGGGCCTGATTCTTGTCTGGATGCAGTCGGGATGGAGGCTCACGGTACAGGGCCTATGGCATTATACGACCAGGTAAAGCAAGCCGTGCGTCTGGAAACCGACCGACCCACCGCCCTGCGCCAAGTAATGCTTGCTTGCAGCAAAGGCGGTCATGTATCGCTGGCGGGTGTTTACGGTGGCTTCCTTGACAAAATCCCAATGGGTGCAGCTTTTAACAAAGGCTTGACATTCAAAATGGGGCAAACCCATGTCCATAGATACTTAAAACCGTTGCTGGAACGTGTGCAGAACGGCGAAATTGATCCGTCTTTCGTAATCACACATCGTTTGCCTTTAGATGAAGCAAAGCACGGTTACGAGATTTTTAAGCATAAAAAAGACAATTGCATCAAGGTTGTACTAAAACCGTGA
- a CDS encoding zinc-dependent alcohol dehydrogenase — protein sequence MKAVCWYGANDVRVENVPDPRILNPRDAILKITSATICGSDLHIYDGYIPTMKQGDILGHEFMGEVVEIGSQVKTLKKGDRVVVSSIIGCGQCNYCNQQKWSLCDNSNPNAWMQEKVFGFGTSGIFGYSHLFGGYAGAFAEYVRVPFADHGAVKVPQDIPDEKILPISDAFPTGYMGAEFCNIQPGDIVAIWGCGPVGLFAMRSAYMLGAERVIAIDRVPERLQMARDFGKAETINYEEVDAGEALKEMTGGRGPDSCLDAVGLEAHGMGLEGFFDEAKQSVRLETDRPSVLRQMMVACRKGGTLSIMGVYSGFVDKMPMGAAFNKGLTFRMGQMFGQKYMPMLLDRVMNGEIDPSVVFTHRLPLEETKQGFEIFKHKKDNCIKVLLKP from the coding sequence ATGAAAGCTGTTTGTTGGTACGGTGCAAATGATGTGCGGGTCGAAAACGTACCTGATCCGAGAATTCTCAACCCGCGCGATGCCATCCTCAAAATTACATCAGCAACCATCTGCGGTTCTGACTTGCACATTTACGATGGCTACATCCCGACGATGAAACAGGGTGACATTCTAGGTCACGAATTTATGGGGGAAGTCGTCGAAATTGGCAGTCAAGTCAAAACGTTGAAAAAAGGCGATCGCGTAGTCGTCTCTTCCATCATCGGCTGCGGTCAATGCAACTATTGCAATCAGCAAAAGTGGTCATTGTGCGACAACTCTAACCCCAACGCTTGGATGCAAGAGAAAGTATTCGGGTTTGGCACATCCGGAATCTTCGGCTACTCCCACTTATTCGGTGGCTACGCAGGTGCCTTTGCTGAATACGTGCGCGTTCCCTTCGCCGATCATGGTGCAGTCAAAGTTCCTCAAGACATCCCCGATGAAAAAATCCTGCCCATCTCCGACGCTTTCCCCACAGGCTACATGGGTGCAGAATTCTGCAATATTCAGCCCGGAGATATCGTAGCAATCTGGGGTTGCGGCCCGGTCGGATTATTCGCCATGCGAAGCGCCTATATGCTCGGTGCCGAGAGAGTTATCGCCATCGACCGCGTTCCCGAACGCCTCCAAATGGCTAGAGACTTCGGCAAAGCCGAGACTATCAACTACGAGGAAGTTGATGCTGGCGAAGCACTTAAAGAAATGACCGGAGGACGCGGCCCGGATTCCTGTCTTGATGCTGTGGGACTAGAAGCACACGGCATGGGTCTTGAGGGATTTTTCGACGAAGCCAAACAGTCGGTACGCCTGGAAACCGACCGCCCCTCAGTGCTGCGGCAAATGATGGTGGCTTGTCGCAAAGGCGGCACCTTGTCAATTATGGGCGTTTATAGTGGCTTTGTGGACAAAATGCCGATGGGTGCAGCCTTTAACAAAGGCTTGACCTTCAGAATGGGGCAAATGTTCGGTCAGAAGTATATGCCGATGTTGTTGGATCGAGTTATGAATGGCGAAATCGATCCATCTGTCGTGTTTACCCATCGCTTACCTCTTGAAGAAACGAAGCAAGGCTTTGAAATTTTCAAGCACAAAAAAGATAACTGCATCAAAGTGCTGCTAAAGCCTTGA